A stretch of Candidatus Bathyarchaeota archaeon DNA encodes these proteins:
- a CDS encoding fucose isomerase, which translates to DGALRQVGIRTHRIIGDIDDPETRAKVIDWVRAAQAYTVIQNEVYGMYGGHSMGMETGYFHLVPIIKTFGVTVRQIDQLWLVKKMEEVDESEVEKGLKWFEELLGDRIKYDGKMLTRETLKTQIRLYLAMRMVNEEKGFDFCGLKGQRELTEYVCLGDVAEMLMNDPYDWNGFKEPTVCATEADALAAVTMQLLKYISGGLPVLFMDVRLYHPDKDIWDFCNSGNHASWYASRSMDPKENFKKVTFHPALEYYFKAGGASVEFDAAPGEITFARLGLWDDELYMVIVLGEAVELPPEERKALNEQTNPTWPHVHARLHCSFEEFTRIFPCNHILGVAGNWIRPLTYLCEIAGITPIILGPEAERRIPPIWERITRK; encoded by the coding sequence CAGACGGGGCGCTCCGTCAAGTCGGCATTAGAACCCACCGCATCATAGGCGACATAGACGACCCCGAGACCAGGGCTAAGGTCATAGACTGGGTCCGCGCAGCCCAGGCGTATACGGTTATACAGAACGAGGTCTACGGGATGTATGGCGGCCACTCGATGGGTATGGAGACCGGCTACTTCCACCTCGTTCCGATAATAAAGACCTTCGGCGTCACGGTCCGTCAGATAGACCAGCTCTGGCTCGTCAAAAAGATGGAGGAAGTCGACGAAAGCGAGGTCGAGAAGGGGCTGAAGTGGTTTGAAGAGCTCCTCGGAGACCGTATAAAGTACGACGGGAAGATGCTCACGCGTGAAACCTTGAAGACCCAGATACGTCTGTACTTGGCTATGAGGATGGTTAACGAGGAGAAGGGCTTCGACTTCTGCGGCTTGAAGGGGCAGCGTGAGCTAACCGAATACGTCTGTCTAGGAGACGTGGCGGAGATGCTCATGAACGACCCATACGACTGGAACGGGTTCAAGGAGCCGACGGTCTGCGCGACAGAGGCGGATGCCCTCGCAGCGGTGACCATGCAGCTTCTGAAGTACATCAGCGGAGGCCTACCGGTGCTCTTCATGGACGTGAGGCTCTACCACCCTGACAAAGACATATGGGACTTCTGCAACTCCGGGAACCACGCGAGCTGGTACGCTTCGAGAAGCATGGACCCTAAGGAGAATTTCAAAAAAGTGACCTTCCACCCGGCGCTTGAGTATTACTTCAAAGCCGGCGGCGCATCTGTCGAGTTCGACGCAGCTCCAGGCGAGATAACCTTCGCGAGGCTGGGCCTATGGGATGACGAACTCTACATGGTGATAGTCTTAGGCGAAGCCGTCGAGCTACCGCCGGAGGAGCGTAAGGCCCTCAACGAGCAGACCAACCCGACTTGGCCCCACGTCCACGCCAGACTACACTGCAGCTTCGAAGAATTCACGAGAATTTTCCCGTGCAACCACATACTCGGCGTCGCAGGAAACTGGATACGTCCCCTCACATACCTATGCGAAATCGCCGGGATAACCCCGATAATCCTCGGACCAGAGGCGGAAAGAAGAATACCGCCGATCTGGGAGCGGATAACGAGAAAATAA
- a CDS encoding GNAT family N-acetyltransferase translates to MTVKIRKACLEDIPAIVRVSNQSFLEMARIPSVFGLGVLRRIVENPGYQFVAVHNGKVIGFLIGELRNRVAHISWIAVHPSYQGRGVGSRLMKTFESEVSGKADKVVTGTPFARGFYEKLGFRCIKVVYRLIKELICRRVESPTVLLRTIDIENLERVMCILNDEAVDFLRSFFEAYEKDPDKIFEALEGNRFIGVAVARENRWTSELIEVTYLHVVNEEAYLKVLETLEAKFSMRGVRWLGVTVENSKYVAKLKREGWVESRLPMFWTHYVMEKILR, encoded by the coding sequence ATGACTGTTAAAATCCGTAAGGCCTGTTTAGAAGACATACCTGCTATAGTGAGGGTGTCTAACCAGAGTTTTCTGGAGATGGCTAGGATACCCTCTGTTTTCGGTCTCGGTGTTTTAAGGAGGATCGTTGAAAATCCCGGCTATCAGTTTGTAGCTGTTCACAATGGGAAGGTCATCGGTTTCCTCATAGGTGAGCTCAGGAACCGGGTCGCCCATATAAGCTGGATAGCCGTTCATCCGAGTTATCAAGGTAGAGGTGTCGGTAGTAGACTTATGAAAACCTTTGAAAGCGAGGTGTCTGGGAAAGCCGATAAGGTCGTTACGGGGACGCCTTTTGCGAGAGGCTTCTACGAGAAGCTTGGTTTTAGATGCATAAAAGTCGTTTACAGGCTTATTAAAGAGCTTATCTGTAGACGAGTGGAGTCCCCGACGGTTCTTCTAAGAACGATAGATATCGAAAATCTTGAGCGGGTAATGTGTATCCTAAACGACGAGGCTGTAGATTTTCTCAGAAGCTTCTTCGAAGCCTATGAGAAGGACCCAGATAAGATATTCGAAGCACTGGAGGGAAATAGGTTCATAGGTGTAGCGGTGGCGAGGGAGAATAGATGGACGAGCGAGCTGATAGAGGTAACATATCTCCATGTCGTAAACGAGGAGGCGTACCTAAAGGTATTAGAGACTTTGGAGGCTAAATTCTCCATGAGAGGTGTCAGGTGGCTCGGGGTCACGGTGGAGAATAGCAAGTATGTAGCCAAGCTTAAGCGAGAAGGCTGGGTAGAGAGTAGGCTACCGATGTTCTGGACGCATTACGTCATGGAAAAGATTCTAAGATGA